One Gammaproteobacteria bacterium genomic window carries:
- a CDS encoding radical SAM protein: MQKIHSESGEVLISISPLIDCRDIKTNGADAAGGANGAPLHTRARGDAARERQAELSPIHDFMGKLLQPGAIGRLAEYVRWQAAWREGYANGLSFDEALATAPDDAPLSINLDLTTACNYRCDHCVDMDILNTGIRYEHERLKDSLTRMADKGLRSVILIGGGEPTAYPGFGDIVRHLKERDIKIGVVTNGSLMKKVREVAGVMGEGDWVRLSLDSADNETFRAMHKPVNAKCTLDWICEQIPAVKDANPALQIGYSYIIVWRDCRTNNADIIENVAEIAAAAERAKRYRFDYISLKPFLTRAEENNAEIVDLVRDEAHLGGIMKTIRGQIERAKQQQDDSFKVIESTNLRVLENGSYKNYTEQPHNCHMQFFRQVVSPLGVFNCPVYRHVPQALIGGKHAYATDDSRRETRDNTLRLIEAFDAAAECRDVTCLYNHANWFIEDLIRNPHKLDSLEATAERQDYFL, encoded by the coding sequence ATGCAAAAGATTCATTCCGAATCCGGCGAGGTTCTGATCAGCATCTCGCCGCTGATTGACTGCCGCGACATCAAGACGAACGGCGCGGACGCCGCAGGCGGCGCCAACGGCGCGCCGCTGCACACCCGCGCACGCGGCGACGCCGCGCGCGAACGGCAGGCCGAACTGTCGCCGATTCACGACTTCATGGGCAAGTTGCTGCAACCCGGCGCCATCGGGCGCCTGGCCGAGTATGTCCGCTGGCAGGCGGCGTGGCGCGAGGGCTACGCCAACGGCCTGTCGTTTGACGAGGCGCTTGCGACGGCGCCGGATGATGCGCCGCTCTCAATCAACCTTGACCTGACGACGGCGTGCAACTACCGCTGCGACCACTGCGTGGACATGGACATCCTGAACACCGGCATCCGCTACGAGCACGAGCGGCTGAAAGATTCGCTGACGCGGATGGCGGACAAGGGCCTGCGCTCGGTCATCCTGATTGGCGGCGGCGAACCGACCGCCTACCCCGGCTTCGGCGACATCGTGCGCCACCTGAAGGAAAGGGACATCAAGATCGGCGTCGTCACCAACGGCAGTTTGATGAAGAAAGTGCGCGAGGTCGCCGGCGTCATGGGCGAGGGCGACTGGGTGCGGCTGTCGCTTGATTCCGCCGACAACGAGACTTTCCGCGCGATGCACAAGCCCGTCAACGCGAAGTGCACGCTCGACTGGATATGCGAACAGATTCCGGCGGTCAAGGACGCCAACCCGGCGCTGCAAATCGGCTACAGTTATATCATCGTGTGGCGGGACTGCCGCACCAACAACGCCGACATCATCGAGAATGTCGCCGAAATCGCGGCGGCGGCGGAGCGCGCAAAGCGTTACCGCTTTGATTACATCTCGCTGAAACCCTTCCTGACCCGCGCCGAGGAAAACAACGCCGAGATTGTGGACCTGGTCAGGGACGAGGCGCATCTCGGCGGCATCATGAAGACGATACGCGGGCAAATCGAGCGCGCGAAGCAACAGCAGGACGACTCGTTCAAGGTGATTGAGAGCACCAACCTGAGGGTGCTTGAAAACGGCAGTTACAAAAACTACACCGAGCAGCCGCACAACTGCCACATGCAGTTCTTCCGCCAGGTCGTCAGCCCGCTCGGCGTGTTCAACTGCCCCGTGTACCGCCATGTGCCGCAGGCGCTGATTGGCGGCAAACATGCCTACGCAACGGACGACTCCCGCCGCGAAACCCGCGACAACACGCTGCGCCTGATCGAGGCGTTTGACGCGGCGGCGGAATGCCGGGATGTGACCTGCCTCTACAACCACGCCAACTGGTTCATCGAGGACCTGATTCGCAACCCGCACAAACTGGATTCGCTGGAGGCGACTGCGGAGAGACAGGATTATTTTCTTTAG